From Demequina lutea, a single genomic window includes:
- a CDS encoding DsrE family protein, with the protein MPRLVVKCTWGVEREETLIQAFTVAATAAASGIDVSMWLTGEASLFALPGTEDVKLPHAAPLSELREAVMAGGTLTLCTQCAQRRDIAADDLIEGVRIAGAATFLEESLAPDATVLVY; encoded by the coding sequence ATGCCCCGCCTCGTCGTCAAGTGCACGTGGGGAGTCGAGCGCGAGGAAACCCTCATTCAGGCGTTCACCGTCGCGGCGACCGCGGCGGCGAGCGGCATCGACGTCAGCATGTGGCTTACCGGCGAGGCGAGCCTGTTCGCCCTGCCTGGCACTGAGGACGTGAAGCTCCCCCACGCGGCACCGCTGTCGGAGTTGCGCGAGGCCGTGATGGCGGGCGGAACCCTCACGTTGTGCACTCAGTGCGCCCAACGGCGCGACATCGCGGCGGACGACCTCATCGAGGGTGTGCGCATCGCGGGAGCGGCGACATTCCTCGAGGAATCACTCGCGCCCGATGCGACGGTTCTCGTCTATTGA
- a CDS encoding FABP family protein: protein MTFTFPEGLAPEVFPLAWLVGTWSGRGFIEYPDIPRTEFRADTVFDHDGGPYLIYRSTLTAIGPDGEDTAVWSSEQGYWRVPPAAPDGLELNENQHPVELLVADASGSVALYLGAVGNGKIELATDLMARSASAPDIGGASRLYGSVAGELLFALDIAAFGNDLQSYASGRLSRVEES from the coding sequence GTGACTTTTACCTTTCCAGAAGGCCTCGCGCCCGAGGTCTTCCCGCTCGCGTGGCTCGTGGGGACGTGGTCGGGCCGCGGGTTCATCGAATACCCCGACATCCCTCGCACGGAGTTTCGTGCCGACACGGTCTTCGACCACGATGGCGGCCCGTACCTGATCTACCGGTCCACTCTGACGGCGATTGGCCCCGACGGCGAGGACACGGCCGTGTGGTCTAGCGAGCAGGGCTACTGGCGTGTACCGCCCGCCGCGCCCGACGGCCTGGAGCTCAACGAGAATCAACACCCGGTGGAGCTTCTTGTCGCCGATGCTTCCGGCTCGGTTGCGCTCTACCTGGGCGCCGTCGGCAACGGAAAGATCGAGTTGGCCACCGATCTCATGGCGAGGAGCGCGAGCGCACCCGACATTGGCGGCGCCTCGAGGCTGTACGGAAGTGTCGCCGGCGAGCTGCTCTTCGCTCTCGACATTGCGGCGTTCGGCAACGACCTGCAGAGCTACGCATCCGGTCGTTTGTCGCGGGTCGAGGAATCATGA